CCGAGGGCGTCGAATCCTTGCTCGATTCCGCCTGCCGGATGGGACTTGAGGGGCTTATCGGCAAACGCGTCGACCGTCCCTATACGGAAGCCCGTTCGCCCGACTGGATCAAGGTCAAGTGCCTCCAAAGCCAGGAGTTCGTCGTCGGCGGTATCAGCAGGAGCGCTGGAGCGGCCACAGGCATTCGCTCGTTGTTGCTGGGCGTCTACGAGCGTGATGGCGGTTTCCGCTTCGCCGGTTCGGTCAAGGCTACGTTGCGGCCCATCCAGATGCGCGAATTGCAGGCGCGTCTGAAGCCAGTTGGCGAGCCGCCGTTCTTTAACCCTCCAAAGCCTGAGCGCGGCCGCGCCCTCATCTGGATGCGGCCGCAAGTAGTTGTCGAAGTATCGTTCCTCGAATGGACATCGTCAGGAGAGATCCGGCATGGCGTCCTGAAAGCGCTGCGCGAGGACAAGGAGGCGGGCGATGTTCACGAAGAAAAGCCCGTCGTCACACGAGCGAAAAGTAGCCGTGCTGGCGCGGGTTCAAGCGTTCGTGGACCAATAATCACCAACGCTTCGCGCATCGTTGATCCATCGACGGGCGTGACGAAAGCGGACGTCGCCCGATACTTTGACGCCGTCGCCGACTGCCTCTTGCCCCACATCAAGGATCGGCCCCTGATGATCGTGCGCGCGCCCGATGGTATCGAGGGCTAGATGTTCTATCAGAAGCACGCAGAAGGGTTCTGTCGCGGTAAGAATGAGAGGTTAGTAAAGACCCGATACGATACGGACTACTTATCCAGCCAGTGAATAGAATTGCTGTGCGGGATTCTGATCGACACCACCATCGTCCATCTGCCCCTTGACGATCATGTGCATAACTTCGATGCCGCCCAACAGGATGCGGGCACAACGAAATTTCTTGAATCCAAGCATCGGTCGGGTCCGGCGCTTGATCGCCCGATGATCCTGTTCGATGATGTTATTCAGATACTTTTTCTGGCGGACCTTGATCGGCACATCCCGCGGGGCGTTGATCGCTTGCAAGGCAGCCAGATTCGATCCGCTCTTGTCGATCGTCACGGTCTCGGGTTCGCCATTCTGGTCGATTGCCTTTTCGAAACAGGCCCGGGCTGCAGCCTTGTCCCGTCGGGCTCGCAGCAGAAAATCAACGGTGTTGCCTGCCTTGTCGACAGCCCGATAGAGATACCGCCACTCACCCCTGATTCGAATGTAGGTCTCGTCCATCCTCCAGCTCTTGCCGACCGTCCGTTTGCGCCGTCGAAACGCCTTCTCCAGGACCGGCAACAGTTTGAGTGCCCAACGATGAACGGTCGAATGATCGACCGCAATCCCGCGCTCGGCCATCATCTGTTCGAGATGACGCAGGCTCAGCGGATAGGCCACGTACCACCGAACGCACAGCAACATCACGTCCAGCGGGTAATGCAAGCGTTTGAGTACTTTTCCCACACCCGGACTCAGCTTCTCGGTCATCGATCACGTCACGCATTAAGGCCCGTCAGCATAGCAGACCGACTTATTACGACAGATCCCAAGATCGTGACCCGCGCGGGCCAGCAGGCGGGACTTGCGTTTCCGGTTCATCCGCACATGCTGCGTCACGCGACCGGCTACAAGCTGGCCAACGACGGACACGACACGCGCGCCATCCAGCATTACCTTGGCCACCGCAACATCCAGCACACCACGCGGTACACCGAACTGGCTTCGGACCGGTTCCGCGACTTCTGGCAGGACTAACCTTTCCGGGCTACTGAACTCACGCCTATGTCGACCGAACGCATCCCGAACGCGCTACAGACCCGCTACGACGAAATCACCGCGCTGACCGACGCCGTGTGTGGACAACACCTGAGCGACGAGTACCGCGACCTTTGTCGCCGCATGGCGGCGACCCTGTGCCGCAAACGCCCCTCGCCACTCATCAATGGCCCTGCGCGCTCATGGGCTTGCGGCATTGCCTACGCCGTGGGTCGGGTCAATGGCCTGTTCTACCGGGATCAGACGCCGCACATGCGGGCCGACGTGCTGTGCGAACACTTCAGGGTGAGCCCGAAAACCGGATCCGCCAAGGCCAGCGCCATCATCGCGATGCTGAAAATTGGCGCCATGGATCCGCGCTGGTCACTGCCCAGTCAGTTGGCCAGAAATCCCATGGCCTGGATGCTTGAGGTGAACGGCTACATCGTCGATGCGCGCCAGATGCCGCGCGATTTCCAGGAGGAAGCCTTTCGTCGCGGCCTTATTCCCTACATTCCATAACCTAACCCTCTGTTTTCAGAAAAAATACGCAGCCGTAGTTGTTGCTCAGCCGACGTTCACCCTCTGGATGAGCCAAAGCTCGCCGTCCGACCACGTGGCCAT
The DNA window shown above is from Paraburkholderia youngii and carries:
- the ligD gene encoding non-homologous end-joining DNA ligase, whose product is MARRTRVAEEARESQLVSLPDIIRPQLATLVDRAPVGPNWSYEIKFDGYRMLCRIDNGAVTLFTRNGHDWTERMPVLVGALAALPVRQAWIDGEVVALNKADIPDFSALQNAFARRRTARLTFFAFDLMFLDGRDLRHVRLSDRQAALQQLLSGVDDAHIRLSNTFTEGVESLLDSACRMGLEGLIGKRVDRPYTEARSPDWIKVKCLQSQEFVVGGISRSAGAATGIRSLLLGVYERDGGFRFAGSVKATLRPIQMRELQARLKPVGEPPFFNPPKPERGRALIWMRPQVVVEVSFLEWTSSGEIRHGVLKALREDKEAGDVHEEKPVVTRAKSSRAGAGSSVRGPIITNASRIVDPSTGVTKADVARYFDAVADCLLPHIKDRPLMIVRAPDGIEG
- a CDS encoding IS6 family transposase — protein: MTEKLSPGVGKVLKRLHYPLDVMLLCVRWYVAYPLSLRHLEQMMAERGIAVDHSTVHRWALKLLPVLEKAFRRRKRTVGKSWRMDETYIRIRGEWRYLYRAVDKAGNTVDFLLRARRDKAAARACFEKAIDQNGEPETVTIDKSGSNLAALQAINAPRDVPIKVRQKKYLNNIIEQDHRAIKRRTRPMLGFKKFRCARILLGGIEVMHMIVKGQMDDGGVDQNPAQQFYSLAG
- a CDS encoding tyrosine-type recombinase/integrase, which gives rise to MTRAGQQAGLAFPVHPHMLRHATGYKLANDGHDTRAIQHYLGHRNIQHTTRYTELASDRFRDFWQD
- a CDS encoding DUF6398 domain-containing protein; amino-acid sequence: MSTERIPNALQTRYDEITALTDAVCGQHLSDEYRDLCRRMAATLCRKRPSPLINGPARSWACGIAYAVGRVNGLFYRDQTPHMRADVLCEHFRVSPKTGSAKASAIIAMLKIGAMDPRWSLPSQLARNPMAWMLEVNGYIVDARQMPRDFQEEAFRRGLIPYIP